The Streptomyces phaeolivaceus genome has a window encoding:
- a CDS encoding DUF4132 domain-containing protein — MGWLSAGDGYEVALVEGRVAARATSGRAAGRQLKSLPKALKDHPEVDRLRRFAEWLDRHATACVTQVDAWMVSSLPVPTGLLARVWPDEAWQTALRDLAVVGDDPDEVGFLRGATDSGELRIVNLDGETVRLSPRTVTLPHPVLLPDLDDIREFAAELGIVQRVEQIHRATWRRPDDLVAKATQVRDFTGGQYRSRFALAARATSLGYRVSGGYATARIRDGERTVEASVWIGEPYYDDEVETGSLTWQDPDGHALPLGEVGPVAWSEGMRMAAALYAGRVIEEGKDA; from the coding sequence GTGGGTTGGCTGTCGGCGGGCGACGGATATGAAGTCGCTCTTGTGGAGGGGCGGGTGGCCGCGCGGGCCACCTCGGGCCGGGCGGCGGGACGGCAGTTGAAATCACTGCCGAAGGCGCTCAAGGACCACCCGGAGGTGGACCGGCTGCGCCGGTTCGCCGAATGGCTGGATCGGCACGCCACGGCGTGCGTGACCCAGGTGGACGCGTGGATGGTGTCGTCACTGCCCGTACCCACCGGACTGCTGGCCCGGGTCTGGCCGGACGAGGCATGGCAGACCGCGCTGCGCGACCTCGCGGTGGTCGGCGACGACCCGGACGAGGTCGGCTTCCTGCGCGGCGCCACCGACTCCGGCGAACTGCGGATCGTCAACCTGGACGGTGAGACGGTCCGCCTCTCCCCGCGCACGGTGACCCTGCCGCACCCGGTGCTGCTGCCGGACCTCGACGACATCCGGGAGTTCGCGGCGGAGCTGGGCATCGTCCAGCGCGTCGAGCAGATACACCGGGCCACCTGGCGACGGCCGGACGATCTCGTCGCCAAGGCCACCCAGGTACGGGACTTCACCGGCGGCCAGTACCGCTCCCGCTTCGCCCTCGCCGCCCGCGCCACCTCCCTCGGGTACCGCGTCTCCGGCGGGTACGCCACCGCCCGGATCCGGGACGGCGAGCGCACCGTCGAGGCCTCCGTGTGGATCGGGGAGCCGTACTACGACGACGAGGTGGAGACCGGCAGCCTCACCTGGCAGGACCCGGACGGCCACGCCCTGCCACTGGGCGAGGTGGGACCGGTGGCCTGGTCGGAGGGGATGCGGATGGCGGCGGCACTGTACGCCGGGCGCGTGATCGAGGAGGGCAAGGACGCATGA
- a CDS encoding ATP-binding protein gives MTATDTATALPARQTLPAEERHATELAFLAAHDEGPRPPGWRLTPRAVVTFVCGSGGEALKLAKPHETLPDKLVIAPKFVGERALIERCVVTLAGERGLLLVGEPGTAKSMLSELLSAAVCGTSALTVQGTAGTTEDAFRYGWNYALLLAQGPTPQALVDSPVLGAMRSGRVARVEEITRCLPEVQDALVSILSDRRVSVPELSGTDDAQVPAVPGFTVIATANLRDRGVSEMSAALKRRFNFETVHPIADVDAETALVRRQAEAAVQRAGAAFGVDDAVLDVLVTVFRDLRAGRSAEGWDVERPGTVMSTAEAVQVAASLGVAAAYLPGGDALDLVPGHLLGVVRKDDPADHARLLGYWDGPVRRRAEDGSATWRRLWDLRENLR, from the coding sequence ATGACCGCGACCGACACGGCGACGGCCCTTCCGGCCCGGCAGACGCTGCCCGCCGAGGAGCGCCACGCCACCGAACTCGCCTTCCTCGCCGCCCATGACGAGGGCCCCCGCCCGCCCGGCTGGCGGCTCACCCCGCGTGCCGTGGTCACCTTCGTGTGCGGCAGCGGCGGCGAGGCCCTGAAGCTCGCCAAGCCGCACGAGACGCTGCCCGACAAGCTGGTGATCGCGCCCAAGTTCGTCGGTGAACGCGCCCTGATCGAACGGTGCGTGGTCACCCTCGCCGGTGAGCGCGGCCTGCTGCTGGTGGGCGAGCCCGGTACCGCCAAGTCGATGCTCTCCGAACTGCTGTCGGCCGCCGTGTGCGGCACCAGCGCGCTCACCGTGCAGGGCACCGCCGGCACCACCGAGGACGCCTTCCGCTACGGCTGGAACTACGCGCTGCTGCTGGCCCAGGGCCCGACCCCGCAGGCGCTCGTCGACTCGCCGGTGCTCGGCGCGATGCGCTCCGGGCGGGTGGCGCGGGTCGAGGAGATCACCCGCTGTCTGCCCGAGGTGCAGGACGCCCTGGTGTCGATCCTGTCCGACCGCCGGGTGAGCGTGCCGGAGCTGTCCGGCACGGACGACGCGCAGGTCCCGGCGGTGCCCGGGTTCACCGTCATCGCCACGGCGAACCTGCGCGACCGGGGCGTCTCGGAGATGTCGGCCGCGCTCAAGCGCCGCTTCAACTTCGAGACCGTGCACCCGATCGCGGACGTCGACGCCGAGACGGCCCTCGTCCGGCGGCAGGCGGAGGCGGCCGTCCAGCGGGCGGGAGCGGCCTTCGGCGTGGACGACGCGGTGCTCGATGTGCTGGTGACCGTCTTCCGTGATCTGCGCGCGGGGCGTTCCGCCGAGGGCTGGGACGTGGAGCGGCCCGGCACGGTGATGTCCACCGCCGAGGCCGTGCAGGTCGCCGCGTCGCTCGGGGTGGCCGCCGCGTATCTGCCGGGCGGGGACGCGCTCGACCTCGTCCCCGGGCATCTGCTGGGCGTGGTCCGCAAGGACGACCCTGCCGACCACGCCCGGCTGCTCGGCTACTGGGACGGTCCGGTGCGCCGGCGCGCCGAGGACGGTTCGGCGACCTGGCGCCGCCTCTGGGACCTGCGGGAGAACCTTCGGTGA
- a CDS encoding vWA domain-containing protein, which translates to MTTTQEPRAAVTALADSAAPYLLGVRHHSPALAAAVPALLDASGADVVCVELPADFQHWLPHLAAPGTLAPVALAGASEGGRLGFYPFADFSPELAALRWARERGVEVVCCDLPMSDPAWTMDGPASNGGRPGADVDGPGAAGADRSGATAAGDGSAPAGGDGSATGTETRSAVAEGIAGAGPTAFAAALTAAGTGRDGDDLWDRCVEVLAPGCAPEAIRRAALGVGWALRRDAESAGGVPSVDLAREAHMRDTIARAATGGRRVAAVIGAFHAPALTDVTGVDTDPAGTGGSDGTESSGATGASGPVSAPRAGGTVSGARGAGLVGEHPPVVTSLVPYAFDLLDSRSGYPAGIRDPRWQQAVFTAGGDPGLLYGAAARAITDVCRELRAAGHTAGTGEATETLRMAGDLASIRGLTAPGRGEVLEALTTVMGQGEPLGRGRALARALEVVLVGTDRGRIAPGTPRSGLGPSVEAELAALRLPGPDDPDARELRLDPLRSALDGRRETLLQRLAVCGAGYGEAVEVAGTGDGTALTTRWRLSWTPAVPVRLDLAGIRGVTAALAAEGTLRETFRRESADGGPTCALVLTGLRAAARCDLPALVADRLADAAAVLPASATLPELLEALDLLEALRRGHLPGTTPGGRQSAAELAVDLLDAAVRALPGLAGSDQPEDAAALVALASRAGEHRLGLRMDDALGTLARTGSPLIQGAALAARVLLDLDGADTLGARAAGWIDTATGPDRRLGLARRLTGLLSGAAPLLQSAPTALDPLLDRIDTLTDQGFLDRLPALRGGFDTLTPAGRDRLLDTVTERLGDRLDLSLTASPALLALWTAADTAGLATVAALRLPNGTAGTDTSDGTDASGLPEATDGTDAPGTPVTAAEPPSEPRAEPQADAATPSSPSALSSSPSLLHLGPTDRWRLLLGRESEKLPQGARRYAHALDELYGTGRGEGSSDLGRGNGGQGQGGGQDASFPTAREWADELDALFGAEVREEVLARAADQGRTDVLAELDPEAVRPSVDLLTSVLNLAGGMPEQRLAKLRPLVRRLVDELAKELATRMRPALTGLATPRPTRRPGGRLDLPRTLRANLASTHRTADGRTVVVPERPVFSTRSRKEADWRLILVVDVSGSMEASVIWSALTAAVLGGVPTLSTHFLAFSTDVIDLTDRVDDPLSLLLEVRVGGGTHIAAGLAHARSLVTVPSRTLVVVVSDFEEGYPLGGLLGEVRALAGSGVHLMGCAALDDTGTPRYSVPVAQQLVAAGMPVAALSPLALARWVGDRLRGESR; encoded by the coding sequence GTGACGACCACTCAGGAACCACGGGCGGCCGTCACGGCCCTCGCCGACTCGGCGGCGCCCTATCTGCTGGGGGTACGGCACCACAGCCCGGCGCTCGCCGCGGCCGTGCCCGCCCTGCTGGACGCCTCCGGCGCGGACGTCGTCTGCGTGGAGCTGCCGGCCGACTTCCAGCACTGGCTGCCCCACCTCGCCGCGCCGGGCACCCTCGCCCCGGTCGCCCTGGCCGGGGCGAGCGAGGGCGGCCGGCTCGGCTTCTACCCGTTCGCCGACTTCTCCCCCGAACTCGCCGCCCTCCGCTGGGCCCGGGAGCGGGGCGTGGAGGTGGTCTGCTGCGACCTGCCGATGTCGGATCCGGCCTGGACCATGGACGGGCCCGCGTCGAACGGGGGCCGTCCGGGAGCGGACGTGGACGGGCCGGGGGCAGCGGGCGCGGATCGCTCGGGAGCCACGGCGGCCGGTGACGGCTCCGCCCCGGCGGGCGGTGACGGCTCCGCCACGGGCACGGAGACCCGGAGCGCGGTCGCCGAGGGGATCGCGGGCGCCGGGCCGACCGCCTTCGCGGCGGCGCTCACCGCCGCCGGGACCGGTCGTGACGGGGACGATCTCTGGGACCGGTGTGTGGAGGTGCTCGCTCCCGGCTGCGCCCCCGAGGCGATCCGCCGGGCGGCGCTCGGCGTGGGGTGGGCGTTGCGGCGCGACGCCGAGTCGGCGGGCGGGGTGCCGTCGGTGGACCTGGCCCGTGAGGCGCACATGAGGGACACGATCGCCCGAGCCGCGACGGGCGGGCGCCGGGTCGCGGCCGTCATCGGCGCGTTCCACGCCCCGGCGCTGACGGACGTGACCGGCGTGGACACCGACCCGGCCGGAACGGGCGGTTCGGACGGCACGGAGTCGTCCGGCGCGACCGGCGCGTCCGGCCCGGTGTCGGCGCCGCGTGCGGGCGGGACCGTGTCCGGGGCCCGGGGAGCGGGTCTCGTCGGGGAGCACCCGCCGGTCGTCACCTCGCTCGTCCCGTACGCCTTCGATCTGCTGGACTCCCGTTCCGGGTATCCGGCGGGCATCCGGGACCCGCGCTGGCAGCAGGCGGTGTTCACGGCCGGGGGCGACCCCGGTCTGCTGTACGGCGCCGCCGCGCGGGCGATCACCGATGTGTGCCGGGAGCTGCGCGCGGCCGGGCACACGGCGGGCACGGGCGAGGCCACCGAGACGCTGCGGATGGCGGGGGACCTGGCCAGTATCCGGGGGCTGACCGCCCCCGGCCGGGGCGAGGTCCTGGAGGCGCTGACGACCGTGATGGGCCAGGGCGAGCCGCTCGGCCGGGGCCGGGCGCTGGCCCGCGCCCTCGAAGTGGTGCTGGTCGGCACCGACCGGGGCCGGATCGCTCCGGGCACCCCGCGTTCCGGTCTCGGCCCGTCCGTGGAGGCGGAGTTGGCCGCGCTGCGGCTGCCGGGCCCGGACGACCCGGACGCGCGCGAACTCCGTCTCGACCCGCTCCGCTCCGCCCTCGACGGCCGCCGCGAGACCCTGCTCCAGCGACTCGCGGTGTGCGGCGCGGGCTACGGCGAGGCCGTGGAGGTGGCAGGCACGGGCGACGGCACGGCCCTCACCACCCGGTGGCGGCTGTCGTGGACGCCCGCTGTTCCGGTACGGCTCGACCTGGCCGGGATCCGGGGCGTGACGGCGGCGCTGGCGGCCGAGGGCACCCTGCGGGAGACGTTCCGCCGGGAGTCGGCGGACGGCGGGCCCACCTGTGCCCTGGTCCTCACCGGGCTCCGGGCGGCGGCCCGCTGCGATCTGCCGGCCCTGGTCGCGGACCGGCTGGCCGATGCCGCCGCCGTGCTTCCCGCCTCGGCCACGCTCCCCGAACTCCTGGAAGCGCTGGACCTGTTGGAGGCGTTGCGCCGGGGCCATCTGCCCGGGACCACGCCCGGCGGAAGGCAGTCGGCGGCCGAGCTGGCCGTCGACCTGCTGGACGCGGCCGTCCGCGCGCTGCCCGGTCTCGCGGGCAGCGACCAGCCGGAGGACGCCGCCGCGCTGGTCGCGCTCGCCTCACGGGCCGGCGAACACCGCCTCGGTCTGCGGATGGACGACGCCCTGGGCACGCTGGCGCGCACCGGTTCCCCGCTGATCCAGGGTGCCGCGCTGGCCGCCAGGGTCCTGCTCGACCTGGACGGCGCCGACACCCTCGGGGCGCGTGCGGCGGGCTGGATCGACACGGCCACCGGCCCCGACCGCCGTCTGGGGCTGGCCCGCCGTCTCACCGGGCTGCTCAGCGGCGCGGCCCCGCTGCTCCAGTCCGCGCCGACCGCGCTGGACCCGCTGCTCGACCGTATCGACACCCTCACCGACCAGGGCTTCCTGGACCGGCTGCCCGCCCTGCGCGGCGGCTTCGACACCCTCACCCCGGCGGGCCGCGACCGTCTGCTCGACACGGTCACCGAGCGCCTCGGGGACCGCCTCGACCTGTCCCTCACCGCCTCACCGGCCCTCCTCGCCCTGTGGACGGCGGCGGACACGGCGGGCCTGGCGACGGTGGCCGCACTGCGACTGCCGAACGGCACGGCGGGCACGGACACCTCGGACGGCACGGACGCCTCGGGGCTTCCCGAGGCCACGGACGGCACCGACGCCCCGGGGACACCCGTCACCGCGGCCGAACCTCCATCCGAACCGCGAGCCGAACCGCAAGCCGACGCCGCCACCCCCTCCTCCCCCTCCGCTCTCTCCTCCTCGCCCTCCCTCCTCCACCTCGGCCCCACCGACCGCTGGCGGCTGCTGCTCGGCCGGGAGAGCGAGAAGTTGCCGCAGGGTGCCCGTCGTTACGCGCACGCGCTGGACGAGTTGTACGGGACCGGCCGGGGCGAGGGTTCGTCGGACCTCGGCCGGGGCAACGGCGGCCAGGGGCAGGGCGGCGGCCAGGACGCCTCGTTCCCGACGGCCCGCGAATGGGCCGACGAACTGGACGCGCTGTTCGGCGCGGAGGTCCGCGAGGAGGTGCTGGCACGCGCCGCCGACCAGGGCCGTACGGACGTACTGGCCGAGCTGGACCCCGAGGCCGTCCGCCCCTCGGTCGACCTGCTGACCTCCGTGCTGAACCTCGCCGGAGGGATGCCCGAACAGCGACTGGCCAAGCTGCGCCCGCTGGTACGGCGGCTGGTCGACGAACTTGCCAAGGAGCTGGCCACCCGGATGCGCCCCGCGCTCACCGGTCTCGCCACCCCGCGCCCGACCCGCCGCCCCGGTGGCCGACTAGATCTGCCGCGCACCCTGCGGGCCAACCTGGCGAGCACCCACCGTACGGCGGACGGCCGGACCGTGGTCGTACCGGAGCGGCCGGTGTTCAGCACCCGGTCCCGCAAGGAGGCGGACTGGCGGCTGATCCTGGTCGTCGACGTGTCCGGGTCGATGGAGGCCTCCGTCATCTGGTCGGCGCTGACCGCGGCCGTCCTGGGCGGGGTGCCCACGCTGTCGACGCACTTCCTGGCGTTCTCGACCGATGTGATCGATCTGACCGACCGGGTGGACGACCCGCTGTCGCTGCTCCTCGAGGTGCGGGTCGGCGGCGGTACGCACATCGCGGCGGGGCTCGCGCACGCCCGTTCCCTGGTGACCGTGCCCAGCCGGACCCTCGTGGTGGTGGTCAGCGACTTCGAGGAGGGCTACCCGTTGGGCGGGCTCCTCGGCGAGGTACGGGCCCTCGCGGGTTCCGGGGTCCATCTGATGGGCTGCGCCGCCCTGGACGACACCGGCACCCCGCGCTACTCGGTGCCGGTCGCCCAGCAGCTCGTCGCGGCCGGGATGCCGGTCGCCGCCCTCAGTCCCCTCGCCCTCGCCCGCTGGGTGGGCGACCGGCTCCGCGGAGAGTCCCGATGA
- a CDS encoding DNA-binding protein, which translates to MSGGTEVSSGATEVSYGELLAAGGVLPPDTEGAGERAVPLTARTYRHPGLEDRVVVRLVAGELGAAEDLAAGYLGLEQDAEPAVVGLGLRQSLGFPEWVLVHHPADGHHALGIVPDLERAARQVKSKPKTAMDAYLELGARLAASVPHFLPTFFEQAGRVFLAEENATYAAQLFTRARKAEAEHGLIVEEDRLDAVFLEFALAGALPVKVLSAYAKELAARVPAEEALRRFTKLCLRRTAGGLPPSAQMANDLRRLARAAGRDADLTEQDYLAELLVLPSTLRAAAGWWKSHRTALVALATREPKVRGTLLDTLPSAHDDDMPAMWLDMLEVCGATAGLWDTSLPADRRPHDGTAGWLERFLAFRERARSWNGPTRMPELYPLAERAVDVLRAELTTAGRELPVTHDIDLMDLLLSLDVPVAAPARNTSLPLEQWARGEGRRELLSLSADARFHEAFGRGADRFGNDQDGLCAIRVLAASPGGRPLLAEWVRGVVQRFAAVGLPQLPEALSRLRWLPAEALALAEDEVRAAVSTDLAPVLARTLRAGLFDELGWPAWEDATATLVPKDDVEDIVVADAWPHLIVAGEAQARVIGAEGTLLTHDLRIPANDKWGDPGFHHVDGELLVYWRSRGDGLRGYWHTRADQPQAMEGPGGTRGTQMDWYRGNLRRTLPLPGGGRTTGAGVLHPGDTTIPDERRLLFDGASYWVWHTEDDDSDTHGFHEYDPATHRHGRRSLPGFLADALRDAPEGSTYAGGRIGPSPTVGRAPASAPVDGVVGVRTIRLPDGSWHSEDLAGHTVTLPAERGRPAALVVFPGDDRARAVIRNGWQMEIVDTDGVVTSVAKVDRTPGVFGEGTLLLPPVQYWECMTARDPEGSAALRALDEDTAAALLHAAAEEKRQAAGKAYEDTLSPGIRAMLPVTDDALVAGIAGVVRHAAGQQAVLDEASARLTRALDEGVEEPEGPAGPTDWVLRDVLNGLGVGERRSWEREDGSDTVFRSLRTMTGAAGLLPDTAVPEERTVRLHLDGPRLPTGEPELVSLADRAAAIVFRAAAGTTPQEHRETLDALLDRLRTLGLGVGATPERWRKATLRLTPEQLRTSSGEWREGAWHGLLPLGGGAFVALLQHTYPHDDEGCTFTGLFHDPAQRFETPEPYTLGGSAPLGGEREAHLLDRFLTELAERGPAPWFPEAAEEFARLTGVTETTARLIVAGLPWVDTYERSFLTAEVRDAIGVKLAPAAVAKGELRALDGGIRAAVVGALLPADPARLWTEGPDVAAAAEVWNNGVGRRRAIPEELLADAHRAVKHSAWNLRSALPAVLYPADEPRFHRDLEWAVDGDRVKPVGDDAVGFTADTLVGSVGLAAWLAHRLPAGDPLRAALPAALTAVRERLAHPGLVLDLGRYIGLPAFRKTAGTPTEVGDGFERYGAVVLATHDDQPSPGIRVALLDEAGEDPYLPALRIDDQRPYPAEVALRLARSAPFGALLADPGDPVAGERDKDGVWWAQDPSRSVPELVTEAAKEYGIGEDAATLYLMLLAMPDPTDRMTARWTGWKPARLKAARAELAAGELVVEASRTRAGRSLFLPGAWVDPKAPRLPLERWKLPLYDALMSDEHATFGVIVPAEPAAALYRRAWQRVQDGDTPRFEELKVRRGRRR; encoded by the coding sequence ATGAGCGGGGGGACAGAGGTGTCGAGCGGGGCGACCGAGGTGTCGTACGGGGAACTGCTGGCGGCGGGCGGGGTGCTGCCACCGGACACCGAGGGGGCCGGGGAGCGTGCGGTGCCGCTGACCGCGCGGACGTACCGTCATCCGGGCCTGGAGGACCGGGTGGTGGTGCGGCTGGTCGCCGGGGAGCTGGGCGCGGCGGAGGATCTCGCCGCCGGGTACCTGGGACTGGAGCAGGACGCGGAGCCCGCGGTCGTGGGGCTGGGGCTGCGGCAGTCGCTGGGCTTCCCCGAGTGGGTGCTCGTGCACCACCCGGCGGACGGGCATCACGCGCTGGGGATCGTGCCGGACCTGGAGCGGGCCGCCCGGCAGGTGAAGTCCAAGCCGAAGACGGCCATGGACGCCTATCTGGAGCTGGGCGCGCGGCTGGCGGCGTCGGTGCCGCACTTCCTGCCGACCTTCTTCGAGCAGGCCGGGCGGGTGTTCCTCGCCGAGGAGAACGCCACCTACGCGGCCCAGTTGTTCACCCGCGCCCGCAAGGCCGAGGCGGAGCACGGCCTGATCGTCGAGGAGGACCGGCTCGACGCCGTGTTCCTGGAGTTCGCGCTGGCCGGCGCGCTCCCGGTGAAGGTGCTGTCGGCGTACGCGAAGGAACTGGCCGCGCGGGTCCCGGCCGAGGAGGCGCTGCGGCGCTTCACCAAGCTGTGCCTGCGCCGCACGGCGGGCGGTCTGCCGCCGTCGGCGCAGATGGCGAACGACCTGCGCCGGCTGGCACGGGCCGCGGGCCGGGACGCGGACCTCACCGAACAGGACTATCTGGCCGAGCTGCTGGTCCTGCCGTCCACGCTGCGCGCGGCGGCGGGCTGGTGGAAGAGCCACCGTACGGCGCTGGTGGCGCTCGCCACGCGTGAGCCGAAGGTCCGGGGCACCCTGCTGGACACGCTGCCCTCGGCCCACGACGACGACATGCCCGCGATGTGGCTGGACATGCTGGAGGTCTGCGGTGCCACGGCCGGGTTGTGGGACACCTCGCTGCCCGCCGATCGGCGTCCGCACGACGGCACGGCGGGCTGGCTGGAGCGTTTCCTTGCCTTCCGGGAGCGCGCCCGGTCCTGGAACGGCCCCACCCGGATGCCGGAGCTGTACCCGCTGGCGGAGCGCGCGGTGGACGTGTTGCGCGCCGAACTGACCACGGCCGGACGCGAGTTGCCGGTCACCCACGACATCGACCTGATGGACCTGCTGCTGTCCCTGGACGTACCCGTGGCCGCCCCGGCGAGGAACACCTCGCTGCCGCTGGAGCAGTGGGCCCGGGGCGAGGGGCGGCGCGAGCTGCTGTCGCTGTCCGCCGACGCCCGTTTCCACGAGGCGTTCGGGCGGGGCGCGGACCGGTTCGGCAACGACCAGGACGGGTTGTGCGCGATCCGGGTGCTGGCCGCGTCACCGGGCGGACGCCCGCTGCTGGCGGAGTGGGTGCGCGGGGTCGTCCAGCGGTTCGCCGCCGTCGGCCTGCCGCAGCTGCCCGAGGCGCTGAGCCGGCTGAGGTGGCTGCCCGCCGAGGCGCTGGCGCTCGCCGAGGACGAGGTCCGCGCGGCCGTCTCCACCGACCTGGCGCCGGTGCTGGCACGCACCCTGCGCGCCGGGCTCTTCGACGAACTGGGCTGGCCCGCCTGGGAGGACGCGACCGCCACCCTCGTCCCGAAGGACGACGTCGAGGACATCGTCGTCGCCGACGCCTGGCCGCATCTCATCGTCGCGGGCGAGGCGCAGGCCCGGGTGATCGGCGCGGAGGGCACCCTCCTCACCCACGACCTGCGCATCCCGGCGAACGACAAGTGGGGCGACCCCGGCTTCCACCACGTGGACGGCGAACTGCTCGTCTACTGGCGGTCGCGGGGCGACGGCCTGCGCGGCTACTGGCACACCCGCGCCGACCAGCCCCAGGCCATGGAGGGTCCGGGCGGTACCCGGGGCACACAGATGGACTGGTACCGGGGCAACCTGCGCAGGACCCTGCCCCTGCCGGGCGGCGGCCGGACCACCGGCGCGGGGGTGCTGCACCCCGGGGACACCACGATCCCCGACGAGCGGCGGCTGCTGTTCGACGGCGCCTCGTACTGGGTGTGGCACACGGAGGACGACGACTCCGACACCCACGGCTTCCACGAGTACGACCCGGCCACGCACCGGCACGGGCGCCGGAGCCTGCCCGGTTTCCTGGCCGACGCGCTGCGCGACGCGCCCGAGGGCAGCACCTACGCGGGCGGCCGGATCGGCCCCTCCCCGACCGTCGGCCGCGCGCCGGCCTCCGCGCCCGTGGACGGTGTGGTCGGCGTCCGCACGATCCGGCTGCCCGACGGCTCCTGGCACAGCGAGGACCTCGCCGGACACACCGTCACCCTGCCCGCCGAGCGGGGCAGGCCGGCCGCGCTCGTGGTGTTCCCCGGTGACGACCGGGCGCGTGCCGTAATCCGCAACGGCTGGCAGATGGAGATCGTCGACACGGACGGTGTCGTCACCTCCGTCGCGAAGGTGGACCGCACACCGGGCGTCTTCGGCGAGGGGACACTGCTGCTGCCGCCGGTGCAGTACTGGGAGTGCATGACGGCCCGCGACCCGGAGGGGTCCGCCGCGCTGCGCGCCCTCGACGAGGACACGGCGGCGGCCCTGCTGCACGCGGCCGCCGAGGAGAAGCGGCAGGCGGCGGGCAAGGCGTACGAGGACACGCTGTCACCGGGGATCCGCGCGATGCTGCCGGTCACGGACGACGCGCTCGTCGCGGGCATCGCCGGCGTCGTACGGCACGCCGCCGGCCAGCAGGCCGTCCTGGACGAGGCGTCCGCCCGGCTCACCCGGGCGCTCGACGAGGGCGTGGAGGAGCCGGAGGGGCCCGCCGGACCCACCGACTGGGTGCTCCGGGACGTGCTGAACGGCCTCGGCGTCGGGGAGCGCCGCTCCTGGGAGCGGGAGGACGGCTCCGACACCGTCTTCCGCTCCCTGCGCACGATGACCGGGGCCGCCGGGCTGCTCCCGGACACCGCCGTACCGGAGGAGCGGACCGTACGCCTCCACCTCGACGGGCCCCGGCTGCCGACCGGGGAACCGGAACTGGTGTCGCTGGCCGACCGCGCGGCGGCCATCGTCTTCCGGGCCGCGGCCGGCACCACCCCGCAGGAGCACCGGGAGACGCTGGACGCCCTGCTCGACCGGCTCCGGACCCTGGGACTGGGTGTCGGTGCCACACCCGAGCGGTGGCGCAAGGCGACTCTGCGGCTCACCCCCGAGCAACTGCGCACCTCGTCGGGCGAGTGGCGCGAGGGCGCATGGCACGGACTGCTGCCGCTGGGCGGCGGCGCCTTCGTCGCGCTCCTGCAGCACACCTATCCGCACGACGACGAGGGGTGCACGTTCACCGGGTTGTTCCACGACCCGGCGCAGCGGTTCGAGACGCCCGAGCCGTACACGCTCGGTGGGTCCGCACCGCTGGGCGGGGAGCGGGAGGCGCACCTGCTGGACAGGTTCCTCACGGAGCTGGCCGAGCGCGGCCCGGCGCCCTGGTTCCCGGAGGCGGCCGAGGAGTTCGCCCGGCTCACGGGGGTCACGGAGACGACGGCCCGGCTGATCGTGGCCGGTCTGCCGTGGGTCGACACGTACGAGCGTTCGTTCCTGACCGCCGAGGTACGCGACGCCATCGGTGTGAAGCTCGCGCCGGCGGCCGTCGCCAAGGGTGAACTGCGCGCGCTCGACGGCGGTATCCGCGCCGCCGTGGTGGGCGCGCTGCTGCCCGCCGACCCCGCCCGGCTGTGGACCGAGGGTCCGGACGTGGCAGCCGCGGCGGAGGTCTGGAACAACGGGGTGGGCAGGCGGAGGGCGATCCCCGAGGAGTTGCTCGCCGACGCCCACCGCGCGGTCAAGCACTCCGCGTGGAACCTGCGGAGCGCCCTGCCGGCGGTGCTGTACCCGGCCGACGAGCCCCGGTTCCATCGGGACCTGGAGTGGGCGGTCGACGGGGACCGGGTCAAGCCCGTCGGTGACGACGCGGTCGGCTTCACGGCGGACACGCTGGTCGGCTCGGTCGGCCTCGCCGCGTGGCTCGCCCACCGGCTGCCCGCAGGCGACCCGCTCCGGGCCGCGCTGCCGGCCGCGCTCACCGCCGTACGCGAGCGGCTGGCCCACCCGGGGCTGGTGCTGGACCTCGGCCGGTACATCGGGCTCCCCGCGTTCCGGAAGACCGCGGGCACCCCGACGGAGGTCGGCGACGGCTTCGAGCGGTACGGCGCGGTCGTCCTGGCCACCCACGACGACCAGCCGTCGCCGGGCATCCGGGTCGCGCTGCTCGACGAGGCCGGCGAGGACCCGTATCTGCCCGCGCTGCGCATCGACGACCAGCGGCCCTACCCCGCCGAGGTGGCGCTGCGGCTGGCCCGATCCGCCCCGTTCGGGGCGCTCCTCGCCGACCCGGGCGACCCGGTGGCGGGCGAGCGGGACAAGGACGGCGTCTGGTGGGCGCAGGACCCGAGCCGTTCCGTGCCCGAGCTGGTGACGGAGGCGGCGAAGGAGTACGGCATCGGTGAGGACGCCGCCACGCTCTATCTGATGCTGCTCGCCATGCCCGACCCGACGGACCGGATGACGGCCCGCTGGACGGGGTGGAAGCCCGCCCGCCTCAAGGCGGCCCGTGCCGAACTGGCCGCGGGCGAGCTGGTGGTGGAGGCCAGCCGCACCCGGGCCGGGCGTTCGCTGTTCCTGCCCGGCGCCTGGGTCGACCCGAAGGCGCCCCGGCTGCCGCTGGAGCGGTGGAAGCTGCCGCTGTACGACGCCCTGATGAGCGACGAGCACGCGACGTTCGGCGTGATCGTGCCGGCCGAACCGGCCGCCGCGCTGTACCGCAGGGCCTGGCAGCGCGTCCAGGACGGCGACACGCCCCGGTTCGAGGAGCTGAAGGTGCGGCGGGGACGCCGCCGCTGA